Proteins encoded in a region of the Amphiprion ocellaris isolate individual 3 ecotype Okinawa chromosome 21, ASM2253959v1, whole genome shotgun sequence genome:
- the irf5 gene encoding interferon regulatory factor 5: MSVQPRRIRLKPWLLAQVNSGRYPGLQWLSPDHRLFQIPWKHATRHTPASDEENTIFKAWALETGKYQEGVDEPDPAKWKANLRCALNKSREFQLKYDGTKETPVQPYKIYEVCEQPGNADGVDDDDEEMPSLNDLTINPRISNPSSFVSFMDRFSLSTNGTFGQPHVIPAPLLPDRVLPMTSDVPMTSDVPMTSDLQPQGQMVDQDSFAHPGGLRDGLPDLNSLPSAGASAHPGLDQMEARSMEAVQNQGDPQNHQPCKYDLLSSVPLTDLDLKFQYRGRAMGSLTVSNPQGCRLYYGHLEPTPDQVDLFGPITLQQVLFPGTSEIQNQKQRFYTEALLDVMDRGLILEIWEQDIYAVRLCQCKVFWSGPGMPEQGPPNPMEREKKIKVFSLNNFLQELILYQKGEAPNPPPFEIYFCFGEDWPDRKPKEKKLIIVQVVPVVARILTEMFSGELSWSTDSIRLQISNPDVKDQTVEQFKELQRLLQSQHIQGPWTPAGP; encoded by the exons ATGAGCGTGCAGCCCCGGCGGATCCGTCTGAAGCCCTGGCTCCTGGCCCAGGTGAACAGCGGCAGATATCCTGGTCTCCAGTGGCTCAGTCCGGACCACCGACTCTTCCAGATTCCCTGGAAACACGCGACCCGTCACACGCCGGCATCCGACGAGGAGAACACCATCTTCAAG GCATGGGCTCTGGAAACAGGTAAATATCAGGAAGGCGTGGACGAACCCGACCCGGCGAAGTGGAAAGCAAACCTTCGCTGTGCTCTGAACAAAAGCCGAGAGTTCCAGCTGAAATATGACGGAACCAAAGAGACGCCGGTCCAACCGTACAAGATCTACGAGGTGTGCGAGCAGCCAGGGAACGCAG aCGGTGTTGACGACGATGACGAAGag ATGCCCAGTCTCAACGACCTCACTATCA ACCCCAGGATCAGCAACCCCTCGTCCTTCGTCTCCTTCATGGATCGGTTCAGTTTATCCACCAATGGGACGTTCGGACAGCCACATGTGATCCCAGCTCCGCTGCTCCCCGACAGAGTTCTGCCCATGACCTCGGATGTTCCCATGACCTCAGACGTTcccatgacctctgacctccagccTCAGGGTCAGATGGTGGATCAGGACAGCTTTGCTCATCCTGGAGGTCTCCGTGACGGACTCCCGGACCTGAACTCTCTGCCGAGTGCCGGGGCCTCCGCTCACCCGGGGCTTGACCAGATGGAGGCCAGGAGCATGGAGGCCGTCCAGAACCAAGGGGACCCTCAGAACCACCAACCCTGCAAGTACGACCTGCTGAGCAGCGTCCCAC TAACAGATCTGGACCTGAAGTTCCAGTACCGGGGCCGAGCTATGGGTTCTCTGACGGTCAGTAACCCTCAGGGCTGCCGGCTGTACTACGGACACCTGGAACCGACCCCGGACCAGGTGGACCTGTTCGGACCCATCACCCTGCAGCAGGTGCTGTTCCCGGGGACGTCTgagatccagaaccagaagcaGCGGTTCTACACAGAGGCCCTTCTGGACGTGATGGACCGCGGTCTGATCCTGGAGATCTGGGAGCAGGATATCTACGCCGTCCGGCTCTGCCAGTGTAAGGTGTTCTGGTCCGGACCGGGCATGCCGGAGCAGGGACCTCCCAACCCCAtggagagggagaagaagaTCAAAGTGTTCAGCCTCAACAACTTCCTGCAAG AACTCATCCTGTACCAGAAAGGTGAAGCTCCGAACCCTCCGCCCTTTGAGATCTACTTCTGCTTCGGGGAGGACTGGCCCGACAGGAAACCCAAAGAGAAGAAACTCATCATCGTCCAG GTGGTTCCTGTGGTGGCTCGGATCCTGACGGAGATGTTCTCTGGAGAACTGAGCTGGTCCACGGACAGCATCCGGCTGCAGATCTCCAACCCGGACGTGAAGGACCAGACAGTGGAGCAGTTCAAGGAGCTGCAGAGACTCCTGCAGAGTCAACACATCCAAGGGCCCTGGACCCCCGCCGGCCCCTGA